The Candidatus Zymogenus saltonus genome includes a window with the following:
- a CDS encoding PAS domain S-box protein, which produces MKKVTEELETLREFTESMVEVVQDGLISIDKKGKITYFNKSAEDILGYRKEKVIGMDLKEIFSPDDYNYIVSSKFRAGEVSVGKETNAKKENGEEISIGFSTAALSDDAGGLGGHIITFKDLTEIHRMQEEILRMDRLSSLGEISSGIAHEIRNPLAAIKTTAQAMEEEIDESDPKREFLSRIVKEIDRLDLMLRTFFSFARPKRPELTNCDIREVIREVLLLLNKDINNNKIKVVEKYDDNPFSVYADFSQLQQVFLNLFLNAIIFMEESKERKIVISVKNKKEKKEEFLEIILEDTGIGIDEEHINKIFDPFFTTRARGVGLGLSITYRIVTKHGGNIVVHSKKGEGAKFVITLPAMA; this is translated from the coding sequence ATGAAGAAAGTTACTGAAGAGCTGGAAACCCTTAGGGAATTTACCGAGAGCATGGTCGAGGTCGTTCAGGACGGCCTTATCTCCATCGACAAAAAAGGTAAGATCACATACTTCAACAAGTCGGCGGAGGATATTTTGGGTTACAGGAAGGAGAAGGTTATCGGGATGGATTTGAAGGAGATCTTCAGTCCCGATGACTATAACTATATCGTCTCGTCCAAGTTCAGGGCGGGGGAGGTGAGTGTGGGCAAGGAGACGAATGCCAAAAAAGAAAATGGCGAAGAAATCTCCATCGGCTTCAGCACGGCCGCCCTCTCCGATGATGCGGGAGGTTTGGGGGGTCATATCATTACATTCAAGGACTTGACGGAAATCCACAGGATGCAGGAGGAGATTCTGAGAATGGACAGGCTCTCCTCGCTGGGGGAGATTTCGTCCGGTATAGCCCATGAGATCAGAAATCCCCTTGCCGCCATAAAGACCACCGCCCAGGCGATGGAGGAGGAGATCGACGAGTCCGATCCGAAGAGGGAGTTCTTGAGCAGGATAGTAAAGGAGATAGACCGCCTGGACTTGATGCTCAGGACATTCTTCTCCTTTGCAAGACCCAAAAGGCCCGAGCTTACCAACTGTGACATAAGGGAGGTTATCAGGGAGGTCCTTCTCCTCTTAAACAAAGACATTAACAATAACAAAATCAAGGTGGTGGAAAAATACGATGATAATCCCTTTTCCGTATATGCGGATTTCTCCCAGCTCCAGCAGGTATTTCTAAATCTTTTCTTAAACGCAATTATCTTCATGGAAGAATCCAAGGAGAGAAAGATCGTTATCTCGGTAAAAAACAAAAAGGAGAAGAAAGAGGAGTTTTTGGAGATCATCCTGGAGGATACAGGCATCGGGATAGACGAGGAGCATATAAACAAAATCTTCGATCCGTTTTTTACAACCAGGGCGAGGGGGGTCGGTCTCGGCCTTTCCATAACATATCGAATCGTTACAAAGCACGGGGGCAACATCGTTGTCCACAGCAAGAAGGGAGAGGGCGCAAAATTCGTTATCACCCTTCCCGCTATGGCTTAA
- a CDS encoding histone deacetylase: MTKTGIVTDPIYIEHDTGRFHPESSERLVVLYKMLEDEDIAGKFVQITPRKASREEIGLIHKPSYFDKVAATAGLSHSSLDPDTQTSEKSFDAALFAAGGLLLGIDDMYDGKLDNVLALVRPPGHHAEADRGMGFCLFNNAAIAALYAIKKYSLKRVLICDWDLHHGNGTQHSFWEDDRVLYFSTHQFPYYPGTGSLREVGGGKGEGFTVNVPLNIGNGDAEYYKIFKKVLEPIAEEYKPELVIVSAGFDIYFKDPLGGMQVTPQGFAALAQVLMSIAEKSAGGKLLITLEGGYHLGGLRDGVKSVIKELMGKDSTDPDITKKDIDDAFGRISNEIIAAVVSVQKNYWNCF, translated from the coding sequence ATGACAAAGACCGGTATAGTTACGGACCCTATTTACATCGAGCACGATACAGGGAGATTCCACCCCGAAAGCTCGGAAAGGCTCGTGGTACTTTACAAGATGCTCGAAGACGAGGACATTGCCGGAAAGTTCGTCCAGATCACTCCCAGAAAGGCCTCCCGGGAAGAGATCGGGCTGATACACAAGCCCTCGTATTTCGACAAGGTCGCCGCCACAGCGGGCCTTTCCCACTCCTCTCTTGACCCGGACACCCAGACCTCGGAGAAGTCGTTCGACGCGGCCCTCTTCGCCGCCGGCGGCCTCCTCCTGGGTATAGACGATATGTACGATGGGAAGCTCGACAACGTCCTGGCCCTGGTGCGCCCGCCGGGACACCACGCCGAGGCGGACCGGGGGATGGGCTTTTGCCTCTTCAACAACGCCGCCATCGCGGCGCTCTACGCGATAAAAAAATATTCCCTAAAAAGGGTCCTGATCTGCGACTGGGACCTCCACCACGGAAACGGCACCCAGCACTCCTTCTGGGAAGACGACCGCGTCCTCTACTTCTCCACCCACCAGTTCCCATACTATCCCGGGACCGGAAGCCTCAGGGAGGTGGGAGGCGGAAAGGGAGAGGGATTTACCGTCAACGTTCCTCTGAACATAGGAAACGGCGACGCCGAATACTACAAGATATTCAAAAAGGTCTTGGAGCCGATAGCCGAGGAATACAAGCCTGAGCTCGTGATCGTTTCGGCCGGCTTCGACATATATTTCAAAGACCCGCTGGGAGGGATGCAGGTAACGCCCCAGGGCTTTGCGGCCCTAGCCCAGGTCCTCATGTCGATTGCCGAGAAAAGCGCCGGCGGAAAGCTCCTGATAACGCTGGAGGGGGGATACCATCTCGGGGGGCTAAGAGATGGCGTAAAGAGCGTAATAAAAGAGCTGATGGGAAAGGATTCGACCGATCCCGATATAACCAAAAAGGATATCGACGACGCCTTCGGGAGGATCTCAAACGAGATAATTGCAGCCGTGGTATCGGTTCAAAAAAACTACTGGAACTGCTTCTGA
- a CDS encoding response regulator, which produces MADLDKVLIVDDEETLTWSMSKSLSKDKDKFDVIVANSAEDALKVLEAQKNIKLVITDIRMPGISGLDLLSKIRKEYPDVKVIIITAYGSPSVQREANMRGSLYYIEKPFEIKEIRKIIIDTLKEERKGFEGQLSDLLLTDVIQMKCLGKSSSSLSIKSGAREGKIFFKEGKIVHAETGNATGEDAFYQILSWPEGTFASTRADTPKKSTIEKDWQFLVMEGLRIADEASKPVEGKKIAVKVDEKEEDLSEFFEHLDMGFIYLKENDLKKAKKEWDQALKLQPENEMVKFNLRKLEEREAKAKS; this is translated from the coding sequence ATGGCCGATCTTGACAAAGTCTTGATAGTTGATGACGAGGAAACCCTTACTTGGAGCATGTCCAAAAGCCTCTCAAAGGATAAGGACAAATTCGATGTAATCGTTGCAAATAGCGCCGAAGACGCCCTGAAGGTACTGGAAGCCCAAAAAAATATTAAGCTCGTCATCACGGACATCAGAATGCCGGGAATCTCCGGGCTCGACCTGCTAAGTAAGATAAGGAAGGAATACCCGGACGTTAAGGTCATAATTATTACCGCCTACGGATCTCCAAGCGTTCAGAGAGAAGCAAATATGAGGGGATCGCTCTACTACATCGAGAAACCCTTCGAGATAAAAGAGATCAGAAAAATCATAATAGACACCCTGAAGGAGGAGAGGAAGGGATTCGAGGGACAGCTTTCAGACCTCCTACTCACGGACGTCATCCAGATGAAATGCCTCGGGAAGTCAAGCTCTTCCCTCTCAATCAAGAGCGGGGCGAGAGAGGGGAAAATCTTCTTTAAAGAAGGCAAGATAGTACACGCCGAAACCGGCAATGCCACAGGGGAGGATGCGTTCTATCAAATCCTTAGCTGGCCGGAGGGCACATTTGCATCCACACGGGCGGACACCCCGAAGAAAAGCACCATCGAAAAGGACTGGCAGTTTCTCGTCATGGAGGGTCTGAGAATAGCGGATGAGGCATCGAAACCGGTCGAAGGGAAAAAGATCGCCGTAAAAGTGGATGAGAAAGAAGAAGACCTCTCTGAATTCTTTGAACATCTCGATATGGGTTTTATATATCTCAAGGAAAATGATCTGAAGAAAGCCAAAAAGGAGTGGGATCAGGCCCTGAAACTCCAACCGGAAAACGAGATGGTCAAATTCAACTTGAGAAAACTCGAAGAGAGAGAAGCCAAGGCGAAAAGCTAG
- a CDS encoding exodeoxyribonuclease V subunit gamma — MARLFSGPFQPFLEDNFVELISRIKGEDPFVSITIITPTGTLLKRLTALLTAPAPENEGRTWINLHFFTFYTLSERILKAMRFDLSRPAAGAVLRRLIKEMLVSAAEENEIVKSLNTYDSYADRLLSLFSQLTSYKVSALKGGGGPENAVLSLFHRYNMEKVRAEEDGNPIYTREEIIRIASQKIGDDKDNPLLRNAILYGFYDLNPIQRDIVRTLSGVGDLHIFSPLTGKEPFSGYGRPTLDFFRSLMDENDGEITDAVPDDRGALFALSSRLFSTEADGGTDPDGSIRVVTASGESGEAQAVALQILRIREESPDLKWRDIGVTMRDLAAQRENLKDVFEKYSIPVCFDGGTPLEPYPEVATFLNLLSVCATKLKRKEITTLLFSDYFSWPGIPNEEEEWVRDNSHLAEAIARDAGVVSGANEWKKAWEEGGAQIAVEDYSDEDEASLIFRRERRLDMEKFKLLTREAITGLIDDITDIPDPSTPEEHSGRFADILLKYIIPRGDDKAPYEAVKEIVYSMENIGKKLPASNDNITLNDFISLLKKEIADGRVVSNRDVESVFVSSVMGIRGLSFTTLFLMGLNEGKFPRTLRIDPLISEQTRNKLGLPIARNRLDEERLLFALAVRSAGERLVLSYQRSDDSGRKSIYSVFLRELLSWAESGGRKWHDIYGEKEALPGDSAVHYPRLLQTEEKNSKYTEKDLRVSTALGSGSADIEKVRGVVFESSFLKDGLISLDARSTEKPFSTYDGVMGKSDGILEKLLPMSAGKLETYAECPFRFFMKYVIDVDITEEPDEEEDIEAKEIGTIYHRTLARLSKELKENRLLPLSRENHSEASRRLGEIIEDYAKKKLAGRIPRLVVRARKELLEETLGELIEREFKERPEGDRFIPAHFEVSFGERRIEGKEPTYPPLVIEIHGRKIPFTGRIDRIDVDEGEGAFRVIDYKKKQSKPKVLSSQVEEGSHFQIPIYLLAAKEVILSNKFNPYEGLLVFIEYEEGKKTEDILGGDIELIFKRMRENALKVIDSIEGGIFYPDASGPCDYCSYKDICRYITKGINKKRVERTEGEGKI, encoded by the coding sequence ATGGCAAGACTTTTTTCAGGCCCCTTCCAACCCTTCCTCGAAGACAATTTCGTAGAGCTGATCTCAAGAATAAAGGGGGAAGACCCGTTTGTCTCCATAACGATAATCACCCCCACGGGGACGCTCCTGAAAAGGCTGACGGCGCTTCTTACCGCACCAGCTCCCGAAAATGAGGGAAGGACCTGGATCAACCTCCACTTCTTCACCTTCTACACGCTCTCCGAGAGAATCCTTAAGGCTATGCGATTCGATTTATCGAGGCCGGCCGCCGGCGCGGTCCTTCGCCGCCTGATAAAAGAGATGCTGGTAAGTGCGGCCGAGGAGAATGAAATCGTAAAAAGCCTCAACACCTACGACAGCTACGCAGATCGCCTCTTGAGCCTCTTCTCCCAATTGACCTCCTACAAGGTCTCGGCGCTGAAAGGCGGGGGTGGGCCCGAGAACGCCGTCCTCTCCCTCTTCCATAGATACAACATGGAAAAAGTCCGGGCTGAAGAGGACGGCAATCCAATTTACACCAGGGAGGAGATAATCAGGATCGCCTCACAAAAGATCGGCGACGACAAAGACAATCCCCTCTTGAGAAATGCAATCCTCTACGGATTTTACGACCTTAATCCAATTCAGCGGGATATTGTTAGGACGCTGAGCGGGGTCGGCGACCTCCACATCTTCTCCCCCCTTACAGGGAAAGAGCCTTTCTCCGGATACGGAAGGCCGACCCTCGATTTCTTCCGCTCCCTGATGGATGAGAACGACGGCGAGATTACGGACGCCGTCCCCGACGACCGGGGAGCCCTTTTCGCCCTATCCAGCCGCCTCTTTTCGACGGAGGCGGACGGCGGGACAGACCCAGATGGGTCTATAAGGGTCGTCACCGCCTCCGGGGAATCGGGAGAGGCCCAGGCCGTCGCCTTACAGATCCTTCGGATCAGGGAGGAGTCTCCCGACCTTAAATGGAGGGATATAGGAGTCACCATGCGCGACCTCGCGGCTCAAAGGGAAAACCTTAAGGATGTCTTTGAGAAGTACTCTATCCCGGTCTGTTTCGACGGCGGGACCCCCCTCGAACCCTATCCGGAGGTCGCGACCTTCCTGAATCTCCTCTCCGTCTGTGCAACGAAGCTGAAGAGAAAGGAGATAACCACACTACTCTTCTCAGACTATTTCTCCTGGCCCGGGATTCCCAATGAGGAAGAGGAGTGGGTCAGGGACAACTCCCACCTCGCGGAAGCGATCGCCAGGGACGCCGGGGTCGTCTCCGGCGCAAACGAGTGGAAAAAGGCCTGGGAGGAGGGGGGGGCGCAAATCGCCGTCGAAGACTACAGCGATGAAGACGAGGCCTCCCTGATATTCAGGAGGGAGAGGCGCCTGGACATGGAGAAGTTCAAGCTTCTCACGAGAGAGGCGATAACGGGCCTGATCGACGACATAACGGACATTCCCGACCCATCGACCCCCGAAGAGCACTCGGGAAGATTTGCGGATATCCTCCTGAAATATATCATCCCGCGAGGGGACGACAAAGCCCCCTACGAGGCGGTCAAGGAAATAGTTTATTCGATGGAAAATATCGGCAAGAAACTCCCCGCCTCGAACGACAATATAACGCTAAACGATTTCATCTCCCTTCTGAAAAAGGAGATCGCCGATGGGAGGGTCGTCTCCAACAGGGATGTGGAGAGCGTCTTCGTCTCCTCGGTCATGGGAATCAGGGGGCTCTCGTTTACGACGCTGTTTCTCATGGGGCTGAACGAGGGGAAGTTTCCTAGAACGTTAAGGATCGACCCTCTCATATCGGAGCAGACGAGAAATAAACTGGGGTTGCCCATCGCAAGAAACCGTCTCGATGAGGAAAGGCTACTCTTCGCCCTGGCCGTAAGGTCGGCAGGGGAGAGACTTGTCCTATCCTACCAGCGAAGCGACGACTCTGGGAGAAAATCGATATACTCCGTTTTTTTGAGGGAGCTCCTCTCGTGGGCCGAGAGTGGGGGGAGAAAATGGCATGACATCTATGGGGAAAAGGAGGCCCTCCCGGGAGACTCGGCCGTTCACTACCCGAGACTCCTCCAAACGGAGGAAAAAAATTCAAAATACACCGAAAAGGACCTCCGGGTGTCGACCGCCCTCGGGAGCGGCTCTGCCGATATAGAAAAGGTCAGGGGGGTCGTCTTCGAATCGAGTTTTCTGAAGGACGGGCTTATATCCCTGGATGCCAGGTCGACGGAAAAGCCGTTTTCGACCTACGACGGCGTTATGGGAAAGTCGGACGGAATTCTCGAAAAGCTCCTCCCTATGAGCGCCGGTAAGCTTGAAACCTACGCCGAGTGTCCCTTCCGATTCTTCATGAAATACGTGATCGATGTGGACATAACCGAGGAGCCGGACGAGGAGGAGGACATCGAGGCGAAAGAGATCGGCACCATCTACCACAGGACGCTCGCCCGCCTATCTAAGGAGCTTAAAGAAAATCGGCTCCTCCCCCTTTCAAGGGAGAATCACTCCGAGGCGTCAAGGCGCCTTGGGGAGATAATCGAAGACTACGCAAAGAAGAAGCTGGCCGGCAGGATCCCGAGGCTCGTCGTCAGGGCGAGGAAAGAGCTTTTAGAGGAGACGCTCGGGGAGTTAATCGAGAGGGAGTTCAAAGAGAGGCCGGAGGGGGATAGATTCATCCCCGCACACTTCGAGGTCTCATTCGGCGAGAGACGTATCGAGGGGAAGGAGCCTACATACCCCCCCCTCGTGATCGAGATACACGGCAGGAAAATCCCCTTCACCGGCAGGATCGACAGGATAGACGTAGACGAGGGGGAGGGGGCCTTTCGGGTAATTGACTACAAAAAGAAACAGAGTAAACCAAAAGTGCTTTCAAGTCAGGTTGAGGAGGGAAGCCACTTTCAGATCCCCATCTATCTTTTGGCCGCTAAAGAGGTCATCTTATCAAACAAGTTTAATCCATACGAAGGGCTTTTGGTCTTTATTGAATACGAGGAGGGTAAAAAGACCGAGGATATACTGGGAGGAGATATTGAATTGATATTTAAAAGGATGAGGGAGAACGCTTTAAAAGTGATCGATTCCATCGAGGGGGGAATTTTTTACCCGGACGCCTCCGGCCCCTGCGACTACTGCTCCTACAAAGACATCTGCCGGTACATCACAAAGGGCATAAACAAAAAAAGGGTGGAGAGGACCGAAGGGGAAGGAAAGATTTGA
- a CDS encoding roadblock/LC7 domain-containing protein — translation MASRTESMTNILKDLEAGTPDIEASAIVSVDGLIMASALPQDVEEDRVAAMSAAMLSLGERTAQELNRGKLDQVFIRGVNGYVLLMNAGEDAVLTTLVRKDAKLGIIFLDMKRAVEDLSKLV, via the coding sequence ATGGCCAGCAGAACTGAAAGCATGACAAATATTCTGAAGGACTTGGAAGCCGGTACCCCGGATATAGAGGCATCCGCTATCGTCAGCGTGGACGGCCTTATTATGGCTTCGGCACTTCCCCAGGATGTCGAAGAAGACAGGGTAGCCGCAATGTCGGCGGCCATGCTGTCCCTCGGTGAAAGGACAGCCCAGGAGCTCAACAGGGGTAAGCTCGATCAAGTCTTCATCAGGGGAGTGAACGGATATGTGCTGCTCATGAACGCAGGCGAGGATGCCGTTCTCACAACACTCGTCAGAAAAGACGCCAAGCTCGGGATTATATTCCTCGACATGAAAAGGGCTGTAGAAGATCTCTCCAAGCTCGTTTAA
- a CDS encoding sigma-54-dependent Fis family transcriptional regulator, giving the protein MKPIVLIVEDDQLMSDSLKKVLNGEGFSAISAATGAEAKMLIEDSVVHLVLLDIRLPDTDGLDLLKVIKEFEPDIPILVMTAYSDVTVAVNAMKKGATDYIQKPFELDELKFIVHRALEDSKLKSELTTLRRARGAEHTEIVGRSPKMRALKELIDVVAETPRTPVLVVGESGTGKELVAAAIHRASDRKDAPLVKINVSAIPENLLESEFFGYKKGAFTDAKENKKGLFELAHGGTLFLDEVGEMQLSLQPKLLRFLETQSFNPIGGVKEIKVDVRVITATNQDLSLLVSQGRFRDDLYYRLKVMVIEVPPLRDRAEDIPELIDLFLSMANKELRKNILSVSREAQDILMNYNWPGNVRELKNVIERAVILSHSDELDVENLPMELVSGGEAQMGVDLKKISEVERDYIKKVLYHTSGNKSEAAKILGISRSTLFEKLRKYELD; this is encoded by the coding sequence ATGAAACCAATTGTTTTGATTGTTGAAGACGACCAGTTGATGTCCGATTCCCTCAAGAAGGTCCTCAATGGAGAGGGATTCAGTGCGATTTCGGCCGCGACCGGGGCCGAGGCGAAAATGCTGATCGAAGACTCGGTCGTTCATCTCGTGCTTCTGGATATAAGACTGCCCGATACGGACGGACTTGATCTGCTGAAGGTAATCAAGGAGTTCGAGCCGGACATACCGATACTCGTTATGACCGCCTATTCGGATGTGACGGTGGCGGTCAACGCCATGAAGAAAGGGGCCACCGATTATATACAGAAGCCCTTCGAGCTGGACGAGCTCAAGTTCATCGTTCATAGGGCGCTGGAGGATTCAAAGCTAAAGAGCGAGCTTACTACCTTAAGAAGGGCGAGGGGGGCCGAACACACGGAGATTGTAGGCAGAAGTCCGAAGATGAGGGCGCTCAAGGAGCTTATCGACGTGGTTGCGGAGACCCCCAGGACCCCGGTCCTCGTTGTAGGAGAGAGCGGAACCGGAAAGGAGCTGGTGGCCGCGGCCATCCACAGGGCGTCGGACAGAAAGGACGCCCCGCTGGTCAAGATAAACGTCAGCGCAATCCCCGAAAACCTTCTGGAGTCGGAGTTCTTCGGCTATAAGAAGGGCGCATTTACCGATGCAAAGGAGAACAAGAAGGGTCTCTTCGAGCTCGCCCACGGCGGCACCCTCTTTTTGGATGAGGTAGGTGAGATGCAGCTATCCCTCCAGCCGAAGCTCCTCAGATTCTTGGAGACCCAGTCGTTCAATCCGATAGGAGGCGTTAAAGAGATAAAGGTGGATGTCAGGGTTATCACCGCGACAAACCAGGACCTCTCCCTGCTGGTCTCGCAGGGCAGGTTTCGTGATGACCTCTATTATCGCCTTAAGGTAATGGTCATCGAGGTGCCGCCCTTAAGGGACAGGGCGGAGGATATCCCCGAACTTATAGACCTCTTCCTCTCCATGGCGAATAAGGAGCTGAGGAAAAACATCCTATCCGTTTCCAGAGAGGCCCAAGACATCCTCATGAACTACAATTGGCCCGGGAACGTCCGGGAGCTCAAGAACGTTATAGAGCGCGCCGTTATCCTCTCTCATTCCGACGAGCTTGACGTTGAAAACCTTCCCATGGAGCTGGTCAGCGGCGGGGAGGCGCAGATGGGCGTGGATTTGAAGAAGATCTCCGAGGTGGAGCGGGACTATATAAAGAAGGTGCTCTATCATACATCGGGGAACAAATCCGAGGCCGCCAAGATCCTGGGGATATCCCGATCGACCCTCTTTGAAAAGCTCAGAAAATACGAGTTAGATTAG
- a CDS encoding DUF2520 domain-containing protein: MMADKGKGVKRKIGIVGVGKVGTAIGVLLKEHGYEIAFISSTNKDKLEKASVEMGGVKTIDNPVDGNDRSVVESFHGADIIFITTPDRAIGDAAKEMAEGGCLRPGQIVLHMSGSLTSDVLAAARTSGALLASMHPLQSFADFSQAAKNIPGSIFCLEGDKDAMPPLKEIIKLLDGIELIIPKEEKPLYHAGAVVASNYLVSLVWAAVQMYAAIGMREKDAINALMPLIEGTLNNIKKLGTPKALTGPIARGDCETISDHIETIRVKVPHLMEFYRVMGMLTVDAAEKNQSTTEAILKKMRGTLRN; the protein is encoded by the coding sequence ATGATGGCCGACAAAGGTAAAGGTGTAAAACGTAAGATCGGAATCGTTGGCGTCGGTAAGGTCGGAACGGCGATAGGCGTCCTTTTGAAGGAGCACGGCTACGAGATAGCCTTTATATCGAGCACAAATAAGGATAAGCTTGAAAAAGCCTCGGTGGAGATGGGGGGCGTCAAAACGATAGACAATCCCGTCGACGGAAATGACAGGTCTGTCGTCGAAAGCTTTCACGGCGCGGACATCATCTTTATCACTACCCCGGACAGGGCGATCGGCGACGCCGCCAAGGAGATGGCGGAGGGAGGGTGTCTGAGGCCGGGGCAAATCGTCCTGCACATGAGCGGCTCCTTGACCTCGGACGTCCTCGCAGCGGCGAGGACGTCGGGGGCGCTGCTCGCGTCCATGCATCCCCTGCAGAGCTTTGCCGATTTCTCTCAGGCGGCAAAGAACATCCCCGGCTCGATCTTCTGCTTGGAGGGGGACAAAGATGCCATGCCTCCGCTTAAGGAGATAATCAAACTCCTCGACGGTATCGAGCTAATCATCCCAAAGGAGGAGAAACCCCTCTATCACGCCGGGGCGGTGGTTGCATCGAACTACCTCGTCTCTTTGGTGTGGGCGGCCGTCCAGATGTACGCGGCTATCGGAATGAGAGAGAAAGACGCCATAAACGCCCTCATGCCCTTGATCGAGGGGACGCTGAACAACATCAAGAAACTGGGAACGCCCAAGGCCCTCACCGGCCCCATCGCCAGGGGCGACTGCGAGACAATCTCGGATCATATCGAGACAATAAGGGTAAAGGTCCCTCACCTCATGGAGTTCTATCGCGTGATGGGGATGTTGACGGTCGACGCCGCCGAAAAGAACCAAAGCACGACAGAGGCGATCTTAAAAAAGATGAGGGGAACCCTCAGGAATTAA